CAGGACCCGGGCGTTCCGGTCTTCCTCCTCGGCCACAGCGCCGGCGGCGTAACGTCGGTCACCTATGCGCTCGACCATCAGGACCAGATCGCCGGGCTGATCTGCGAAAGCTTTGCGTTCCGTGTGTTCGCCCCCGACTTCGCGCTGAAGTTGCTCGAGGGTGCCAGCCATGTGCTTCCCCACGCGCACGTGCTCAAGCTCAAGAATGAGGATTTCTCTCGCGATCCCGATTGGGTCGCGGCGCTCAACGCCGACGAATATACTCAAAACGAGTCGCAGCCGGTTGCCACCGTCGCCGCCTTCGCCCGCGCCGGCGAGCGGTTCGAGCGCGAGTTCGGGCGGATCACGCTCCCGCTGCTGATCCTTCACGGCACGGCCGACAAGGCGACCCGGCCCGACGGCAGCCAGCAGTTCTTCGACGAGGCGGGATCGGCCGACAAGACTCTCAAGCTTTACGACGGCCATGCGCACGATCTGCTCAACGACCTCGACCGCGAGCGTGTGATGGCCGACATTCTCGGCTGGATCGACGCGCACCTGCCCACCGCGGCCGCACCGATGTCGATGACGGCGCCTAGCGCGACAGCCTGACGAGCGCCTCGTCGAGCGCCTGCAGGAAGCGCGATCGGTCGGCCCTCGAAAAGGGCGCCGGCCCGCCCGTGATCCCGTCGGCGCCGACGCGAAGGTCGGCCATGATCGCGCGGGTCGCGATTGCGCCGCCGATGCTCGCGCTGGTGAAGGGCTTGCCGTTGTTGCCGATCACCACCGCGCCCTTCTTCAGGCAGCGGTCGGCGAGCAAGATGTCGGCGGTGATGACCACGTCGGTCGGCCCCGCTTCCTCGGCGATCCAGTCGTCCGCCGCGTCGAAGCCGTCGCTGACCACCACCCGCTCGATCAGCGGATGGTCGGGAATGCGGATGCGCGCGTTGCTGACGATCCTGACCGTCACCCCGCGCCGCCACGCGACCTTGTACACCTCGTCCTTGACCGGACAGGCGTCGGCATCGACCAGGATTCGGGTCACGGCAGGGCGGCCGTCGGCAGCGCGGGTGTCCGCGGTCAGTTCTTCATATTGTCGAGCCCGCGCACCACGCCGGGCTTGGTCGACGGGTTGGCGGCGATCGTCTTCTTCTTTTCCGCCTTCGGCTTGCGGGCTTCCTTGTTGGATTTCGCTTGGCCCTTGGCCATCTTCATTCTCCCGTTTGGCAAGGCGTGATGCCTTGGGGCCAGCCTACGCCGGCCCCGCGCCCGCGCCTAGTCGAACAATTCTTCCAGGAAGCTCTTGCGCCGCTTGTGCGGCTTGTGCCCGTAACCATAGTTCTGGCCATAGCCCTGCTGGTGCGGCGGCTGGCCCCAGGGCTGCTGCTGCGGCGGAGGGGGCGGCGCGGGCTGATGCGGCGCGACCGGCGGCTGCGGCGGGGTCGGCGCCATGCTGTCGGCGTTCCGCTCGATGATCTTGTCGAGCTCACCACGGTCGAGCCACACGCCGCGGCAGGTCGGGCAATAATCGATCTCGATCCCCGACCGCTCGCTCATCACCAGGGTCGCACCATCGACCGGACAGGTCATCGGGCCATGCGCCATTTCATTCTCCCCAAGAAAACTCTTTCTTCCGCCAAAGTGGGTAGAAGCGGCGGCGGTGCAAGGGGTGCTCGGCTGGACGCCCGGTGAATGCGGCGATCAGCGGCGGTTCAAGCCGGATCGGCCAATCCCGTCAGGCACCTCCACTGGTCGTTTGCCGTGCAACCGCGCCGGCCTTTCGGGATTGGTTGGGGGTGCTTGTAAGGAGAGTAACGATGAACCGCATGACCCTCACTGCCACTGCCGCCGCCGCCATCGGTGTCGGCCTGACCCTCGCCGCTCCCGCCGAGGCGCAGCGCTGGAACGACCGTGGCTGGCGCACGCTGGCCTACACCACCGTCGACGGACGCGATCGCGACATGATCCTTGTCCCCGGCCGTGCGCGCCAGAATGAAGTGCGGCTGTGTGCACTCAACGCGCCGATCGTGATGCGCGACATCGACGTTCGCTTCGACAACGGCCGTCGCCAGGATTTCAACACCCGTGGCCGCATCGCCGCCGGCACCTGCACCCGGGCGCTCGACCTGCGCGGCTGGCGCTCGCGCGATATCGAGCGGGTCAACCTCCGCTACGAGCCGATCCAGCGCGGAGCACGACGTCCGGTGATCCGCGTCCAGGTTCGCTAACGCGGATGGCCGGTTTGCCGCAACCTTCCCGGCCTTCGCGTCGCGCCCGTCCATCCGCAACCGGATGGGCGGGCGCTTTTCTTTGCCTCGCCTCGCTGGCCGCCTGCTCGCCCAATGCGGAGCGAAGCAATGCGATCGAAAAGGATCCGCCTTCGGCCGCCCCCGAACCAACGACCGCCCCAGCCAATGTACCCTCGACCGCTGAGGTGCCTCGGCCCGCTCTTCCCCGGCCAATTGCACTGGTCGCAGCGACGCTGACCCGCGCACAGTGGCATCGCGCTGACAATCGGACCAATTGTGCGCCACTGGCGCTGGCGGGCGATCGCGCAGGCGGTTCCCCGCGGGCCGCGAGCTTTGCCGGCGGATGGGGGATCGCCTTCGACCAGCCCGACCGCCGAAGCGCCTATGGCATCGCCGGGGTTGGTGCGCTTCCCGACGACCAATTGGACTTTGCCCAGCAGGTTGATCGTCTCGCACGGCAATGGCCGTACGTTCGCCGCTGGGATGCGGGCCAGAATCTGCCCGCCGGATCGATCGCCGGCTATGGCCTGGAGGGGGCGATCGCTTATCGCGACGACAATCCGTCGGGCGTCGGGGAGAATAGCGTCGCTTACGTGCGTTTGCCGGGTCAGTCCTGTCTGTACAATGTGTGGAGCCGGCTTGGGCGCGACCATCTGATGCAGATGCTGTCCGACCTTCGGCTCGTCGAGGCGCGTTGAGGGGTTCGCACTTATTTCGGGAGAATGGCCATGCTTGAACATCTGCCCCGCTGGCTGGGAGAGACGCTGAGATCGGTTCGATCGGGCGCCGAGCGGCTCGCGATCGTTCGCCATGGCGAGCAGGACGGCCTAGTCGAATTGACGCTCACCAGTCCGGCCTTCGCCGACGGGGGATCGATCCCTGCCAATTACAGCGCCGACGGTGCGGGCATTTCCCCACCACTCGCCTGGAGCGGACTCCCGGACGGCACCCGCAGCCTCGCGCTCCTCGTCGAGGACGCTGACGCCCCCGCGCTGCAGCCGCTCGTTCACGCAATCGTCTGGGGGATCCATCCTGAATCGATGGGGCTCGACGAGGGCGCGATCGACGGCCACGAAGGTCCCGATGGGGAGCCGGGTCGGAACAGCTACCTTCGCTCAGGCTGGCTTCCGCCCGACCCGCCAACCGGTCATGGGCCGCATCATTACGCCTTCCAACTGTTCGCGCTCGACCACGCGCCGGTGTTCGAGCATCCACCGGGGCGCTCGGCGCTGATCGAGGCGATGACCGGCCATGTCCTTGGTGCTGGAATGCTGACCGGAACCTACGAACGGCGCTAGCCGACGTGAAAAGGGCGCCGCTCCCGCAAGAGCGACGCCCTTTCCGACGCGTCCGCCGTTAGAACTGGTAGGCGGGACGGAAGGCCGGTGCGGGACGCTTTTCCCGGCCGGTATTCGGACTGACCCGAGCCGTGACAAGACCGGGCTCCGGCTGGCGCTGCTGCACTGCGGGAGCAGGAACGGCAGAAGGCATCGGCTCCGGCGCGCGG
Above is a genomic segment from Sphingomonas sp. LY29 containing:
- a CDS encoding YbhB/YbcL family Raf kinase inhibitor-like protein, whose product is MLEHLPRWLGETLRSVRSGAERLAIVRHGEQDGLVELTLTSPAFADGGSIPANYSADGAGISPPLAWSGLPDGTRSLALLVEDADAPALQPLVHAIVWGIHPESMGLDEGAIDGHEGPDGEPGRNSYLRSGWLPPDPPTGHGPHHYAFQLFALDHAPVFEHPPGRSALIEAMTGHVLGAGMLTGTYERR
- a CDS encoding YaiI/YqxD family protein; this translates as MTRILVDADACPVKDEVYKVAWRRGVTVRIVSNARIRIPDHPLIERVVVSDGFDAADDWIAEEAGPTDVVITADILLADRCLKKGAVVIGNNGKPFTSASIGGAIATRAIMADLRVGADGITGGPAPFSRADRSRFLQALDEALVRLSR
- a CDS encoding zf-TFIIB domain-containing protein → MAHGPMTCPVDGATLVMSERSGIEIDYCPTCRGVWLDRGELDKIIERNADSMAPTPPQPPVAPHQPAPPPPPQQQPWGQPPHQQGYGQNYGYGHKPHKRRKSFLEELFD
- a CDS encoding lysophospholipase, whose product is MTDPAPPIERYLDGQGGLRIFTRHWRPAGDAVPRAAIVLCHGVNSHGGQYLWPAGEFSRAGFAVTALDLRGRGRSDGERYYIDSIDDYVADVALAIDHAKAQDPGVPVFLLGHSAGGVTSVTYALDHQDQIAGLICESFAFRVFAPDFALKLLEGASHVLPHAHVLKLKNEDFSRDPDWVAALNADEYTQNESQPVATVAAFARAGERFEREFGRITLPLLILHGTADKATRPDGSQQFFDEAGSADKTLKLYDGHAHDLLNDLDRERVMADILGWIDAHLPTAAAPMSMTAPSATA